A section of the Drosophila subobscura isolate 14011-0131.10 chromosome A, UCBerk_Dsub_1.0, whole genome shotgun sequence genome encodes:
- the LOC117898244 gene encoding sepiapterin reductase codes for MDLKQKTYLLVTGATRGIGREFAQQLSQRIEALGSVVVLLGRSQPLLEETKDTILKQNPELSVHTFALELATAKAEDFARILKDSQVSSGDFQRAIVIHNAGTVGDTSKRAREIGDTEYLQEYFHTNVSSAIALNCEFMRTFAGIPKLVVNLSTLAAIAPISSMAHYCTVKAAREMYFRVLATEETAPDTLVLNYAPGMIDTQMTVQVQREAHDPAVVAMFREQRESKTMLTTAQTTQRFLQVLAAQRFQSGDHVDYRDPVET; via the coding sequence ATGGATCTGAAGCAAAAAACATATCTTCTGGTGACTGGGGCAACGCGTGGCATTGGCCGCGAGTttgcccagcagctgtcgcAGCGCATTGAAGCCCTGGGCTCGGTGGTTGTGCTGCTGGGACGCAGCCAGCCGCTGCTCGAGGAGACAAAGGACACAATTTTGAAGCAAAATCCGGAACTGTCGGTGCACACTTTCGCGCTGGAGTTGGCCACAGCCAAGGCTGAAGATTTTGCACGCATCCTTAAGGACTCGCAGGTGTCTTCGGGTGACTTCCAGCGGGCCATTGTCATTCACAATGCCGGCACTGTGGGTGACACATCGAAGCGTGCTCGAGAGATTGGCGACACGGAGTATCTGCAGGAGTATTTCCACACCAATGTCTCCTCCGCCATTGCCCTCAACTGCGAGTTCATGCGCACATTTGCCGGCATTCCCAAGCTGGTCGTGAACCTGAGCACTCTGGCGGCCATAGCACCAATCTCCTCGATGGCCCACTATTGCACCGTGAAGGCGGCCAGGGAGATGTACTTCCGTGTGCTGGCCACCGAGGAGACAGCACCGGACACGCTGGTGCTCAACTATGCGCCCGGCATGATTGACACCCAAATGACGGTGCAGGTGCAGCGCGAGGCTCATGATCCCGCCGTGGTGGCCATGTTCCGGGAGCAGCGCGAGTCCAAGACAATGCTGACAACGGCACAGACAACGCAGCGGTTCCTCCAGGTGCTCGCAGCGCAACGTTTCCAGTCTGGCGACCATGTCGACTACAGGGATCCAGTGGAGACCTAG
- the LOC117901383 gene encoding uncharacterized protein LOC117901383 isoform X2, producing MKFYLLLIASLCFLTYISCDGCIQCNSKTEPRCATDPLSLFTKNCSESIGGSECFVRVLDGVTIRGCAKDLTNATKAACNNELECQICTYTEGCNRQMFPSSRAQCLQCSGNSTSSACATQVYDHASICPIYKLGDLCYIRNSNRTADGSFQRGCLSTAQANKQCIKDGNCFTCTGRGCNFLQANDTLIPLARDSSAQLMLSMSLLLMGLLTAWML from the exons ATGAAGTtctatttgttgttgattgcCTCCCTGTGTTTTCTGACCTACATCAGTTGTG ATGGCTGCATCCAGTGCAACTCGAAGACCGAGCCCCGTTGCGCCACCGATCCCCTCAGTCTGTTCACCAAAAACTGCTCCGAGTCCATCGGCGGATCAGAGTGCTTCGTGCGCGTTCTGG ATGGCGTCACCATTCGCGGCTGTGCCAAAGATCTGACCAACGCCACCAAGGCCGCGTGCAACAATGAGCTGGAGTGCCAGATCTGCACCTACACGGAGGGCTGCAACCGCCAGATGTTCCCCTCGTCGCGTGCCCAGTGCCTCCAGTGCTCGGGCAACTCCACCTCCTCGGCATGTGCCACTCAGGTGTACGACCACGCCTCCATCTGCCCCATCTACAAGCTGGGCGATCTCTGCTACATTCGCAACAGCAACCGCACCGCTGACGGCTCCTTCCAGCGCGGCTGCCTCAGCACCGCCCAGGCCAACAAGCAGTGCATCAAGGATGGCAACTGCTTCACGTGCACGGGTCGCGGCTGCAACTTCCTGCAGGCCAACGACACACTGATCCCCCTGGCTCGCGACTCCAGTGCCCAGCTGATGCTGTCGATGTCGCTGCTCCTCATGGGCCTCCTCACCGCCTGGATGCTGTAG
- the LOC117895561 gene encoding sepiapterin reductase produces the protein MAAKRMDLNMRTFLVLSGSSNPLGQTLALQLCSRLAPGSVALILDDDQAKLSALEQLLREQLKPDKVQLRTGQLDEQHSNGVELMEQALQQASSGSFERSIIVHNEGLAATEVLMEPQLSQDWTAYVQRQLYAPVALNQRWLHCKQLTGVQKLAINVTSSLLVRPLIHSGLLCSCKRARDMYFRAMASEESRHNVHVLSYAPGLLDSHQTQCDVNGNVITPESLVASPQILQLPRVQPLQATLKLINILEEISFVSGHDVDYYDTFVL, from the coding sequence atggcagcaaaaagaatGGATCTAAATATGCGCACCTTCCTGGTGCTGAGTGGCAGCTCAAACCCTTTGGGTCAGACACTGGCCCTGCAGCTATGCAGTCGTTTGGCACCCGGATCGGTTGCCCTCATCCTGGACGATGACCAGGCTAAACTTTCTGCcttggagcagctgctcagGGAGCAGCTGAAGCCGGATAAGGTGCAGCTGAGGACGGGCCAGTTGGACGAGCAGCACTCCAATGGTGTGGAGCTGATGGAGCAGGCCCTGCAGCAAGCATCCTCCGGCAGTTTCGAGCGTTCCATCATTGTGCACAACGAGGGTTTGGCCGCCACCGAAGTGCTGATGGAGCCACAGTTGTCGCAGGACTGGACCGCCTATGTCCAGCGGCAGTTGTATGCCCCAGTGGCCCTGAACCAACGCTGGCTGCACTGCAAGCAATTGACTGGCGTGCAGAAGCTGGCCATCAATGTGACCTCGTCGCTGCTGGTGCGTCCGCTGATCCACAgtggtctgctctgctcctgcaaGCGTGCGAGGGACATGTACTTCCGTGCCATGGCCTCTGAGGAGTCTCGCCACAATGTCCATGTGCTCAGCTATGCCCCCGGCCTGCTCGACTCCCATCAGACTCAGTGCGATGTCAACGGCAATGTGATTACCCCGGAGTCCCTGGTAGCATCGCCACAGATCCTGCAATTGCCACGTGTCCAGCCGCTGCAGGCCACCCTCAAGCTGATCAACATTCTGGAGGAGATCTCCTTCGTTTCCGGTCACGATGTCGACTACTACGACACATTCGTTTTATGA
- the LOC117895553 gene encoding uncharacterized protein LOC117895553 codes for MQACKLFISLLLAMHCTQALLAACVCSEKGTDYCQSCQGPTIVRPKPRYYEPSEVNLSPIGDNCWCSKQLIEPAQLPKTCGKTTPCKPTCSCQQSTDSYSSSSSSSSSYGNIAYSAEKTEDNSPAADPISVSLAAQAGKAINVPEAKLAFGFAQKPVDGVQKVHFSNVPEENLFKLKSEVITLKKPNYVAKQEEEEEYIEEEEQQQSSDDDPTPQLTYKQLGYITEQYKNPKFKKISSSRSSYASSSYASKSSNDGYGKVAGKVSVDCGFKPGRITSYRNANRQEPDAGSCY; via the exons ATGCAAGCCTGTAAACTGTTTATATCATTGCTGCTGGCAATGCACTGCACTCAAGCG ttgctggctgcctgtgtgtgctcGGAGAAGGGTACCGACTATTGCCAAAGCTGCCAAGGACCGACAATTGTGCGTCCCAAGCCCCGCTACTATGAGCCCAGTGAAGTGAatctctcgccgatcggtgACAATTGCTGGTGCAGCAAGCAGCTGATTGAGCCCGCCCAACTGCCAAAGACCTGTGGAAAA ACGACACCGTGCAAGCCCACCTGCTCATGCCAACAAAGCACCGatagctacagcagcagctccagctccagttccagctatGGCAA CATTGCCTATTCGGCGGAGAAGACGGAAGATAACAGCCCGGCCGCAGATCCCATTAGTGTGAGCCTGGCAGCCCAGGCCGGCAAGGCCATCAATGTGCCCGAGGCTAAGCTGGCCTTTGGATTCGCCCAGAAGCCTGTGGATGGTGTGCAAAAGGTTCACTTCTCCAATGTGCCCGAGGAGAATCTGTTCAAGCTGAAGAGCGAGGTCATCACCCTGAAGAAGCCCAACTATGTggccaagcaggaggaggaggaggagtacatcgaggaggaggagcaacagcagtccTCCGACGATGACCCAACACCACAGTTGACCTACAAGCAGCTGGGCTACATCACCGAGCAGTACAAGAACCCaaaattcaagaaaataaGCAGCTCCCGCTCGAGCTATGCCTCCAGCAGCTACGCCTCCAAGAGCTCCAACGATGGCTACGGCAAGGTGGCCGGCAAGGTTTCCGTTGACTGTGGCTTCAAGCCGGGCCGCATTACCTCCTACCGCAATGCGAATCGCCAGGAGCCTGATGCTGGCAGCTGCTATTAG
- the LOC117898238 gene encoding splicing factor ESS-2 homolog, with protein sequence MSATPGTPGTPGSLAMEMVKAQNTALADFKKPTDLVRRKNKPKILSEEQYIEEMSKIIQRDFFPDLEKLRAQNDYLEAEARRDFLQMAEIRARYSLGRIPRMGNRNGRRNNRNNNAMSPATFETPVSQGSRSNTPLQRADTPCSTTSSSSARSSAEGSSLSSKMSLDAFLQSYTSEDNQSFQEIIETAEEKLRQKYALLYNHEQLSADQLARALMLPSIEKQFEEPDPLRKIETWKYTNMNSVMYVPDGVELTEEERVQAAERRMSIQHEATRLPESLSNQREVESKKVADGENNSTEPPRIRGFSLLRSPSPHPGVAFSPIMTWGEIDGTPFRLDGGDTPLRPTQGPSFRINENSRRENIAIALAERVSEKMRNQKQVALDTARRNISSPLIRTNMERLASMSPAAQHLATAKLGLRGTPSLRRTPTPGQASRKRKITPGLVKSTTPLGKPRRITTPTSNTIIDTGSTITDDLLKIPIKPRSAAADFF encoded by the exons ATGTCTGCGACGCCAGGTACACCTGGAACACCCGGCAGCCTGGCCATGGAGATGGTCAAGGCCCAGAACACGGCACTGGCAGATTTCAAGAAGCCCACAGATCTCGTGCGACgcaaaaacaaaccgaaaatCCTCAGCGAAGAGCAGTACATAGAAGAGATGTCGAAAATCATACAGCGCGACTTCTTTCCCGACCTGGAGAAGTTGCGGGCCCAGAATGATTACCTAGAGGCCGAGGCGCGTCGTGACTTTCTGCAAATGGCGGAGATACGGGCACGGTACAGTCTGGGTCGGATTCCAAGGATGGGCAACCGGAACGGACGGCGCAACAACCGTAACAACAATG CCATGTCCCCGGCCACCTTTGAGACGCCCGTAAGCCAGGGAAGCCGCAGCAACACACCACTGCAACGTGCGGACACTCCGtgctccaccaccagcagcagtagcgcTCGCAGCTCGGCCGAGGGCAGTTCATTGTCGTCCAAGATGTCGCTGGATGCCTTTCTGCAGAGCTACACGAGCGAGGACAATCAGAGCTTCCAGGAAATCATTGAGACGGCCGAGGAGAAGCTGCGCCAAAAGTATGCCCTGCTCTACAATCACGAGCAGCTGTCCGCGGATCAGCTGGCGCGTGCCCTCATGCTGCCCAGCATCGAGAAGCAGTTCGAGGAGCCCGATCCGCTGAGGAAGATCGAGACCTGGAAGTACACAAACATGAACTCTGTGATGTATGTGCCGGATGGCGTTGAGTTGACCGAGGAGGAGCGTGTGCAGGCAGCGGAACGTCGCATGAGCATCCAGCACGAGGCCACCCGGCTGCCAGAGAGTCTGAGCAACCAGCGTGAGGTGGAGAGTAAAAAGGTTGCGGATGGTGAAAACAATTCCACGGAGCCACCACGCATACGCGGCTTCTCGCTGCTGCGATCTCCCTCACCCCATCCCGGTGTGGCCTTCTCCCCCATCATGACATGGGGCGAGATAGATGGCACGCCCTTCCGCCTGGACGGCGGCGACACTCCGCTGCGTCCCACCCAGGGACCCTCGTTCCGCATCAACGAAAACTCTCGCCGCGAGAACATTGCCATAGCCCTGGCCGAGAGGGTCAGCGAGAAGATGCGCAACCAGAAGCAAGTGGCACTCGACACTGCACGACGCAACATCAGCTCACCGCTGATACGCACGAACATGGAGCGTCTGGCCAGCATGTCCCCAGCCGCGCAGCATCTGGCCACTGCCAAGCTGGGGCTGCGCGGCACGCCCAGTCTACGACGCACACCAACGCCGGGCCAGGCGTCCAGAAAGCGGAAGATCACGCCCGGCCTGGTGAAGAGCACAACGCCGCTGGGCAAGCCGAGAAGGATCACAACGCCAACCAGCAACACCATCATCGATACGGGCTCCACAATCACAGACGATCTGCTCAAGATACCCATAAAGCCACGCAGTGCAGCAGCGGACTTCTTTTAG
- the LOC117901383 gene encoding uncharacterized protein LOC117901383 isoform X1, protein MKFYLLLIASLCFLTYISCGLAMTQSKRNVPLAKFADGCIQCNSKTEPRCATDPLSLFTKNCSESIGGSECFVRVLDGVTIRGCAKDLTNATKAACNNELECQICTYTEGCNRQMFPSSRAQCLQCSGNSTSSACATQVYDHASICPIYKLGDLCYIRNSNRTADGSFQRGCLSTAQANKQCIKDGNCFTCTGRGCNFLQANDTLIPLARDSSAQLMLSMSLLLMGLLTAWML, encoded by the exons ATGAAGTtctatttgttgttgattgcCTCCCTGTGTTTTCTGACCTACATCAGTTGTG GTCTAGCCATGACTCAAAGCAAACGCAACGTTCCCCTCGCTAAATTCGCAGATGGCTGCATCCAGTGCAACTCGAAGACCGAGCCCCGTTGCGCCACCGATCCCCTCAGTCTGTTCACCAAAAACTGCTCCGAGTCCATCGGCGGATCAGAGTGCTTCGTGCGCGTTCTGG ATGGCGTCACCATTCGCGGCTGTGCCAAAGATCTGACCAACGCCACCAAGGCCGCGTGCAACAATGAGCTGGAGTGCCAGATCTGCACCTACACGGAGGGCTGCAACCGCCAGATGTTCCCCTCGTCGCGTGCCCAGTGCCTCCAGTGCTCGGGCAACTCCACCTCCTCGGCATGTGCCACTCAGGTGTACGACCACGCCTCCATCTGCCCCATCTACAAGCTGGGCGATCTCTGCTACATTCGCAACAGCAACCGCACCGCTGACGGCTCCTTCCAGCGCGGCTGCCTCAGCACCGCCCAGGCCAACAAGCAGTGCATCAAGGATGGCAACTGCTTCACGTGCACGGGTCGCGGCTGCAACTTCCTGCAGGCCAACGACACACTGATCCCCCTGGCTCGCGACTCCAGTGCCCAGCTGATGCTGTCGATGTCGCTGCTCCTCATGGGCCTCCTCACCGCCTGGATGCTGTAG
- the LOC117892703 gene encoding uncharacterized protein LOC117892703, giving the protein MQVCVQTRDGKRSLYKSHRYGTAGDLKLQIGQVLHVPMGFSRLVFKKMILKNRDKLEDVGVKHMSTLDLYWQPLIATEKRMREIELEEELKALEGLLVHEHMTESYDQMLKTGGISKSRLNHLRLVEAASAASLIQPVPSPAPFIPALAGDGTNDQSLEKDDEKDLEVSSEISDDEVELWDMLRNNSNQSSPDELPCKDELAVSGAVLELEPVVQVQPKLEAKDSQDWSKLEVRQESRDWSQLEEQKESSELNEPQTWDEILEDSDTDTNNEQIIANSH; this is encoded by the coding sequence atgcaagtCTGTGTGCAGACACGTGATGGCAAGAGGTCCCTCTACAAGTCGCATCGCTACGGCACCGCGGGCGACCTGAAGCTCCAGATCGGGCAGGTGCTGCACGTGCCCATGGGCTTCAGTCGGCTGGTATTCAAGAAGATGATTCTCAAGAACCGCGATAAGCTCGAGGATGTCGGCGTGAAGCACATGTCCACGCTGGACCTGTACTGGCAGCCGCTTATCGCCACCGAGAAGCGCATGCGCGAAatcgagctggaggaggagctgaaggcaTTGGAGGGTCTGCTCGTTCACGAGCACATGACGGAGTCATACGATCAGATGCTGAAGACGGGCGGCATTTCCAAATCGAGACTAAACCACCTTCGCCTGGTCGAAGCCGCTTCGGCGGCCTCCCTCATTCAGCCCGTTCCGAGCCCCGCTCCATTCATTCCAGCGCTTGCCGGTGACGGCACCAACGATCAGTCGCTGGAGAAGGATGATGAGAAAGATCTTGAGGTGAGCTCCGAGATCTCAGACGATGAGGTGGAGTTATGGGACATGCTGCGGAATAATTCCAATCAGAGTTCGCCTGACGAGCTGCCCTGCAAGGATGAGCTGGCCGTCAGCGGTGCTGTCTTGGAACTGGAGCCGGTCGTGCAGGTTCAGCCAAAGTTGGAGGCGAAGGACTCTCAGGATTGGAGCAAGCTGGAGGTGCGTCAGGAGTCTCGCGACTGGAGCCAGCTTGAGGAGCAAAAGGAGTCTTCGGAGCTAAACGAGCCGCAGACATGGGACGAGATCTTAGAGGACTCGGACACTGACACGAATAATGAGCAGATCATTGCTAATTCTCATTAA